The proteins below come from a single Anolis sagrei isolate rAnoSag1 chromosome 8, rAnoSag1.mat, whole genome shotgun sequence genomic window:
- the LOC132783328 gene encoding 17-beta-hydroxysteroid dehydrogenase 14-like produces MSSSSSLEGRVAVVLGGAGVVGSGIVKALLEKGFQVAVISRDESRLEKLKQFLSPSACDHLHTFVGDVGSEEGAELAKGTLLKAVGQVTDVVSSLGFSWWQGGPPLSQTLQELRRVLDTLLLSTFTAWKAFFPLVKDNPEGSYTFITGGAGERLLMPGTGFLTLGAAGALAFSLMVREEYPDVPCKLNEVKINMGVTTPERLGPGYVSHLEVGQAVASLVEKRAVSHRILSAASPADLKTLASEGKI; encoded by the exons atgtcttcctcttcttccttggagggtCGGGTGGCCGTGGTCCTGGGTGGCGCTGGCGTCGTGGGGTCCGGCATCGTCAAGGCGCTCCTGGAGAAAG GCTTCCAGGTGGCGGTCATTTCTCGGGATGAGAGCCGGCTGGAGAAACTGAAGCAGTTTTTGTCCCCTTCCGCCTGTGACCATCTGCACACGTTCGTCGGGGATGTGG GTTCGGAGGAAGGGGCCGAATTGGCCAAGGGGACCCTGCTGAAGGCGGTGGGCCAAGTGACGGACGTGGTCTCCTCCTTGGGCTTCAGCTGGTGGCAAGGCGGACCCCCGCTCTCCCAGACACTCCAGGAGCTCCGCCGG GTCTTGGACACGCTGCTCCTCAGCACCTTCACAGCCTGGAAGGCATTCTTTCCTCTCGTCAAGGACAACCCTGAAGGCTCCTACACCTTCATTACAG GCGGAGCAGGGGAGCGCCTCCTGATGCCAGGCACAGGCTTCTTGACCCTCGGAGCAGCTGGAGCCCTGGCCTTTTCCCTCATGGTGCGGGAGGAGTACCCAGACGTCCCCTGCAAGCTCAATGAG GTGAAGATCAACATGGGGGTGACCACTCCGGAGCGGCTGGGCCCTGGCTACGTCAGCCACCTGGAGGTGGGCCAAGCGGTGGCCTCCTTGGTGGAGAAGAGGGCCGTCTCACATAGGATCCTGAGCGCCGCTTCACCCGCCGACCTGAAAACCCTGGCCTCTGAGGGGAAGATCTGA